In the Oncorhynchus keta strain PuntledgeMale-10-30-2019 chromosome 14, Oket_V2, whole genome shotgun sequence genome, one interval contains:
- the LOC118401561 gene encoding myosin heavy chain, fast skeletal muscle-like, with translation MSTDAEMQIYGKAAIYLRKPEKERMEAQAAPFDSKNACYVSDVKELYLKGLVTARADGKCTVTVTNPDGTKQVGKEFKEADVYQMNPPKYDKIEDMAMMTYLNEASVLYNLKERYAAWMIYTYSGLFCATVNPYKWLPVYDMEVVNAYRGKKRMEAPPHIFSVSDNAFQFMQIDNENQSVLITGESGAGKTVNTKRVIQYFATIAVSGAKKEVDPSKMQGSLEDQIIAANPLLEAYGNAKTVRNDNSSRFGKFIRIHFQGGKLAKADIETYLLEKSRVSFQLPDERGYHIFFQMMTNHKPEIVEMSLITTNPYDFPMCSQGQITVASINDKEELDATDDAITILGFTNEEKVGIYKLTGAVLHHGNLKFKQKQREEQAEPDGTEVADKIAYLLGLNSAEMLKALCYPRVKVGNEYVTKGQTVPQVNNSVSALAKSIYERMFLWMVIRINEMLDTKNPRQFYIGVLDIAGFEIFDYNSMEQLCINFTNEKLQQFFNHTMFVLEQEEYKKEGIVWAFIDFGMDLAACIELIEKPLGIFSILEEECMFPKSSDTTFKDKLYSQHLGKTKAFEKPKPAKGKAEAHFSLVHYAGTVDYNITGWLEKNKDPLNDSVIQLYGKSSVKLLVALYPAAPPEDNTKKGGKKKGGSMQTVSSQFRENLHKLMTNLRSTHPHFVRCLIPNESKTPGLMENFLVIHQLRCNGVLEGIRICRKGFPSRIIYADFKQRYKVLNASVIPEGQFMDNKKASEKLLGSIDVNHEDYKFGHTKVFFKAGLLGVLEEMRDEKLASLVGMVQALSRGFLMRREFTKMMERRDSVFSIQYNIRSFMNVKTWPWMKLYFKIKPLLQSAETEKELANMKENYEKMTSDLAKALATKKHLEEKLVALVQERADLALQVSSDSENLNDAEERCEGLIKSKIQLEAKLKETTERLEDEEEMNAELTAKKRKLEDECSELKKDIDDLELTLAKVEKEKHATENKVKNLTEEMASVDESVAKLTKEKKALQEAHQQTLDDLQAEEDKVNTLTKAKTKLEQQVDDLEGSLEQEKKLRMDLERAKRKLEGDLKLAQESIMDLENDKQQSDEKIKKKDFETTQLLSKIEDEQSLGAQLQKKIKELQARIEELEEEIEAERAARAKVEKQRADLSRELEEISERLEEAGGATAAQIEMNKKREAEFQKLRRDLEESTLQHEATAAALRKKQADSVAELGEQIDNLQRVKQKLEKEKSEYKMEIDDLSSNMEAVAKAKGNLEKMCRTLEDQLSEIKTKNDENVRQVNDISGQRARLLTENGEFGRQLEEKEALVSQLTRGKQAFTQQVEEMKRLIEEEVKAKNALAHGVQSARHDCDLLREQFEEEQEAKAELQRGMSKANSEVAQWRTKYETDAIQRTEELEEAKKKLAQRLQEAEETIEATNSKCASLEKTKQRLQGEVEDLMIDVERANAMAANLDKKQRNFDKVLAEWKQKYEEGQAELEGAQKEARSMSTELFKMKNSYEEALDHLETLKRENKNLQQEISDLTEQIGETGKSIHELEKAKKTVETEKSEIQTALEEAEGTLEHEESKILRVQLELNQIKGEVDRKIAEKDEEMEQIKRNSQRVVDSMQSTLDSEVRSRNDALRVKKKMEGDLNEMEIQLSHANRQAAESQKQLRNVQGQFKDAQMHLDDAVRASEDMKEQAAMVERRNGLMVAEIEELRVALEQTERGRKVAETELVDASERVGLLHSQNTSLLNSKKKLETDLVQVQGEVDDIVQEARNAEEKAKKAITDAAMMAEELKKEQDTSSHLERMKKNLEVTVKDLQHRLDEAENLAMKGGKKQLQKLESRVRELETEVEAEQRRGVDAVKGVRKYERRVKELTYQTEEDKKNVGRLQDLVDKLQMKVKAYKRQAEEAEEASNQHMSKFRKVQHELEEAEERADIAETQVNKLRAKSRDSGKGKEAAE, from the exons ATAACGAGAACCAGTCCGTCCTGATTAC TGGAGAATCCGGTGCAGGAAAGACTGTCAACACCAAGCGTGTCATTCAGTACTTTGCCACCATTGCAGTGTCTGGCGCCAAGAAGGAAGTAGACCCCAGCAAAATGCAG GGGTCTCTTGAAGATCAGATCATTGCTGCTAACCCTCTGCTGGAGGCTTACGGTAATGCCAAGACAGTGAGGAACGACAACTCATCTCGCTTT GGTAAATTCATCAGGATTCACTTCCAAGGAGGAAAACTGGCTAAAGCTGACATTGAGACCT acctgctAGAGAAGTCCAGAGTGTCCTTCCAGCTGCCCGATGAGAGAGGCTACCACATCTTCttccagatgatgaccaaccacAAACCTGAGATAGTTG AAATGTCACTCATCACCACCAACCCCTACGACTTCCCCATGTGCAGTCAGGGACAGATCACTGTGGCCAGCATCAACGACAAGGAAGAGCTGGATGCCACAGAC GATGCCATTACAATCCTGGGCTTCACTAATGAGGAGAAGGTGGGCATCTACAAGCTGACAGGAGCTGTATTGCACCATGGAAACTTGAAATTCAAGCAGAAGCAGCGTGAGGAGCAGGCCGAGCCAGACGGCACAGAGG TGGCTGATAAAATCGCCTACCTGCTGGGCCTGAACTCCGCTGAGATGCTGAAGGCTCTGTGCTACCCCAGAGTGAAGGTCGGCAACGAGTATGTGACTAAGGGACAGACTGTGCCTCAG GTTAATAACTCAGTCAGTGCCCTGGCTAAGTCCATCTACGAGAGGATGTTCTTGTGGATGGTCATCCGGATCAACGAGATGTTGGACACCAAGAATCCAAGGCAGTTCTATATCGGCGTGTTGGACATTGCCGGGTTTGAGATCTTTGAT TACAACAGCATGGAGCAGCTGTGCATCAACTTCACCAATGAGAAACTGCAACAGTTTTTCAACCACACCATGTTCGTCCTGGAACAAGAGGAGTACAAGAAGGAGGGAATCGTCTGGGCCTTCATTGACTTCGGCATGGACTTGGCTGCCTGCATTGAGCTTATTGAGAAG CCATTGGGCATCTTCTCCATCCTTGAAGAGGAGTGCATGTTCCCCAAGTCTTCAGACACTACCTTCAAGGACAAGCTGTACTCCCAGCATCTTGGCAAAACCAAGGCGTTTGAGAAGCCCAAGCCTGCCAAAGGCAAGGCAGAGGCCCACTTCTCCCTGGTGCACTACGCTGGCACTGTGGACTACAACATCACTGGCTGGCTGGAGAAGAACAAGGATCCCCTGAACGACTCAGTTATTCAGCTGTACGGGAAGTCATCAGTCAAACTGTTGGTCGCTCTGTATCCCGCAGCTCCACCTGAGG ATAACACCAAGAAAGGAGGCAAGAAGAAGGGTGGTTCCATGCAGACTGTGTCGTCCCAGTTCAGG GAGAACTTACATAAGCTGATGACCAACTTGAGGAGCACTCATCCTCACTTTGTGCGCTGCCTGATCCCCAACGAGTCAAAGACTCCAG GTCTGATGGAGAACTTCCTGGTTATCCACCAGCTCAGGTGTAATGGTGTTCTGGAGGGCATCAGGATCTGCAGGAAGGGCTTCCCCAGCAGAATCATCTACGCTGACTTCAAGCAGAG GTACAAAGTACTGAATGCCAGTGTCATCCCCGAGGGCCAGTTCATGGACAACAAGAAGGCTTCTGAGAAGCTGCTTGGGTCCATTGATGTGAATCACGAGGAttacaagtttggacacaccaag GTGTTCTTCAAAGCCGGTCTGCTGGGTGTCctggaggagatgagagacgaGAAGCTGGCCTCTCTGGTCGGCATGGTCCAGGCTCTCAGCCGTGGATTCCTCATGAGGAGAGAGTTCACCaagatgatggagaggag AGATTCCGTCTTCTCCATCCAGTACAACATCCGTTCATTCATGAATGTTAAAACCTGGCCATGGATGAAGTTGTACTTCAAGATCAAGCCCCTGCTGCAGAGCGCTGAGACGGAGAAGGAGCTGGCCAACATGAAGGAGAACTATGAGAAGATGACGTCGGACCTGGCCAAGGCTCTGGCCACCAAGAAGCATTTGGAGGAGAAGTTAGTGGCCCTGGTGCAGGAGAGGGCAGACCTGGCCCTCCAAGTCTCATCT GATTCAGAGAATCTGAACGATGCTGAGGAAAGGTGTGAGGGGCTCATCAAGAGCAAGATCCAGCTGGAGGCCAAACTCAAAGAGACGACCGAGAGgctggaggacgaggaggagatgAATGCTGAGTTGACTGCCAAGAAGAGGAAGCTGGAGGACGAGTGCTCTGAGCTGAAGAAGGACATTGATGACCTGGAGCTCACCTTGGCCAAAGTGGAGAAGGAGAAGCACGCCACCGAAAACAAG GTTAAAaacctgacagaggagatggcGTCTGTGGATGAGAGTGTTGCCAAGCTGACCAAGGAGAAGAAAGCCCTCCAAGAGGCCCACCAGCAGACACTGGATGACCTGCAGGCAGAGGAGGACAAAGTCAACACTCTGACCAAGGCCAAGACCAAGCTGGAACAGCAAGTGGACGAC CTTGAGGGTTCTCTGGAGCAAGAGAAGAAGCTCCGTATGGACCTTGAGAGAGCCAAGAGAAAGCTGGAGGGAGATCTGAAACTGGCCCAGGAGTCCATAATGGACCTGGAGAATGACAAGCAGCAGTCTGATGAGAAAATCAAGAA GAAGGACTTTGAGACCACTCAGCTCCTCAGCAAGATAGAGGATGAACAGTCTCTGGGAGCTCAGCTGCAGAAGAAGATCAAGGAGCtccag GCCCGTATTGAGGAGCTGGAGGAGGAAATTGAGGCTGAGCGTGCTGCCAGGGCTAAGGTTGAGAAGCAGAGGGCCGATCTCTCCAGGGAACTTGAGGAGATCAGCGAGAGGCTGGAGGAGGCCGGAGGCGCCACTGCTGCTCAGATTGAGATGAACAAGAAGCGCGAGGCTGAGTTCCAGAAGCTGCGTCGTGATCTTGAAGAGTCCACTTTGCAGCATGAGGCCACAGCCGCCGCTCTGCGCAAGAAGCAGGCCGACAGTGTGGCTGAGCTCGGGGAGCAGATCGACAACCTTCAACGTGTCAAGCAGAAGCTGGAGAAAGAGAAGAGCGAGTACAAGATGGAGATTGATGACCTCTCCAGCAACATGGAGGCTGTCGCTAAGGCTAAG GGCAATCTGGAGAAGATGTGTCGTACTCTTGAGGACCAGCTGAGTGAGATCAAGACTAAGAATGATGAGAATGTTCGCCAGGTCAACGACATCAGTGGACAGAGGGCCAGACTCCTGACAGAAAATG GTGAGTTTGGACGCCAGCTGGAGGAGAAGGAAGCCCTGGTGTCTCAGCTGACAAGAGGCAAACAGGCCTTCACCCAGCAGGTTGAGGAGATGAAGAGACTGATTGAGGAGGAGGTCAAG GCTAAAAACGCACTGGCCCACGGTGTCCAGTCTGCCCGCCATGACTGTGATCTCCTGAGAGAGCAGtttgaggaggagcaggaggccaAGGCAGAGCTGCAGCGCGGCATGTCCAAGGCCAACAGTGAGGTGGCTCAGTGGAGGACTAAGTATGAAACTGATGCCATCCAACGcacagaggagctggaggaggccAA GAAGAAGCTGGCCCAGCGTCTGCAGGAGGCTGAGGAGACCATTGAGGCGACCAACTCCAAGTGCGCCTCCCTGGAGAAGACCAAGCAGAGGctgcagggagaggtggaggacctCATGATTGACGTTGAAAGAGCCAACGCAATGGCCGCCAACCTAGACAAGAAGCAGAGGAACTTTGACAAG GTTCTGGCAGAGTGGAAGCAGAAGTATGAGGAGGGCCAGGCTGAGCTGGAAGGAGCTCAGAAGGAGGCTCGCTCAATGAGCACGGAACTCTTCAAGATGAAGAACTCCTACGAGGAGGCTCTGGATCATCTGGAGActctgaagagagagaacaagaaccTGCAAC AGGAGATCTCTGACTTGACTGAGCAGATTGGAGAGACTGGCAAGAGCATCCATGAGCTGGAGAAGGCCAAGAAGACCGTGGAGACAGAGAAATCTGAGATCCAGACCGCTCTGGAGGAGGCTGAG GGAACACTGGAGCACGAGGAATCCAAGATTCTGCGTGTGCAGCTGGAGCTGAACCAGATCAAGGGTGAGGTGGACAGGAAGATCGCTGAGAAGGATGAGGAGATGGAGCAGATCAAGAGGAACAGCCAGAGGGTGGTTGACTCCATGCAGAGCACCCTGGACTCTGAGGTCAGGAGCAGGAATGACGCCCTGAGGGtgaagaagaagatggagggagacctgaaCGAGATGGAGATCCAGCTGAGCCACGCCAACAGGCAGGCCGCTGAGTCCCAGAAACAGCTGAGGAACGTCCAGGGACAGTTCAAG GATGCCCAAATGCACCTTGATGACGCCGTCCGTGCCTCAGAGGACATGAAGGAGCAGGCAGCCATGGTGGAACGTAGGAACGGTCTGATGGTGGCTGAGATCGAGGAGCTGAGAGTTGCTctggagcagacagagagaggccgcAAAGTGGCTGAGACTGAGCTGGTAGACGCCAGCGAGCGCGTCGGACTGTTGCACTCCCAG AACACCAGCCTTCTGAACTCCAAGAAGAAGCTGGAGACTGACCTGGTGCAggtgcagggagaggtggacgaCATTGTCCAGGAGGCCAGGAACGCAGAGGAGAAGGCCAAAAAGGCCATCACTGAT GCGGCCATGATGGCTGAGGAGCTGAAAAAGGAGCAGGACACCAGCTCTCACCTGGAGAGGATGAAGAAGAACCTGGAGGTCACAGTCAAGGACCTCCAGCACCGTCTGGATGAGGCTGAGAATCTGGCCATGAAGGGAGGCAAGAAGCAGCTCCAGAAACTGGAGTCCAGG GTGCGTGAGCTGGAGACTGAGGTGGAGGCCGAGCAGAGAAGAGGTGTAGACGCGGTCAAGGGAGTCCGCAAGTATGAGCGCAGAGTCAAGGAGCTCACTTACCAG ACTGAGGAGGATAAGAAGAACGTTGGCAGACTTCAGGACCTGGTAGATAAGCTGCAGATGAAAGTCAAGGCCTACAAGAGGCAGGCTGAGGAAGCG GAGGAAGCATCCAACCAGCACATGTCTAAGTTCAGGAAGGTTCAGCACGAgctggaggaggctgaggagcGTGCTGACATCGCTGAGACTCAGGTCAACAAGCTCAGAGCCAAGAGCCGTGACAGTGGAAAG GGCAAAGAAGCTGCTGAATAA